From Phragmitibacter flavus, the proteins below share one genomic window:
- a CDS encoding PEP-CTERM sorting domain-containing protein, protein NINLISGGSLRPGASTNPTAAATTGDQLGALNITGNLGLTGGSAVLQITSPSLNDAGVAAAYTAGAAALTAYLNTNADDWNAATYTDANGIPKHDYVDVSGDFTWNTGSTITYTGINYNPTVGDILNLWDWTTLGGTFDLGADANFQREGGLLGDLELPDFDGILYDLSLFQSHGIAVVVVIPEPSKSILILLGLSAFLLRRRR, encoded by the coding sequence AATATCAACCTCATCAGCGGCGGCTCCCTCCGCCCCGGTGCCAGCACCAACCCCACCGCTGCCGCCACCACCGGCGACCAGCTCGGTGCCCTCAACATCACCGGCAACCTCGGCCTCACCGGCGGCTCCGCCGTCCTTCAAATCACCTCCCCCAGCCTCAACGACGCAGGCGTCGCCGCCGCTTACACCGCAGGTGCCGCCGCCCTCACCGCTTATCTCAATACCAACGCCGACGACTGGAACGCCGCCACCTACACCGACGCCAATGGCATCCCCAAACACGACTACGTTGACGTCAGCGGCGACTTCACCTGGAACACCGGCAGCACCATCACCTACACCGGCATCAACTACAACCCGACCGTCGGCGACATCCTCAACCTCTGGGACTGGACCACCCTCGGTGGCACCTTCGACCTCGGGGCCGACGCCAACTTCCAACGCGAAGGCGGCCTGCTTGGCGACCTCGAGCTCCCCGACTTCGACGGCATCCTCTACGACCTCAGCCTCTTCCAATCCCACGGCATCGCCGTTGTCGTCGTGATCCCCGAACCCTCCAAATCCATCCTTATCCTCCTCGGTCTCTCCGCTTTTCTTCTGCGCCGACGGAGGTAA